The nucleotide window AAAAATTTTATTTATCCAGAGAGGTAGACAAATCTTAAAGCAAAGACCACTGCTAATATATAAACAAGCCAGTGGACTTCTTTTGCTTTTCCACTAAACACCTTCAATATTGGATAAGTTATAAAGCCCAGTGCCAAACCAGTTGCTATACTAAAAGTCAATGGAATGGATATAAGGGTTATAAATGCAGGGATTGCCTCTGAAACGTCATCCCAATTTATGTATTTTACACATGTCATCATCAACGCTCCAACAATAACTAATGCTGGAGCGGTTGCATAGGCAGGGATTGCTTTTACTATTGGATAGAAGAATAATGCCAACAAAAACAATAAAGCCACAATTACTGAAACAAATCCAGTCCTTCCACCAACTGCTATACCAGATGCAGATTCGATGTATGTAGTTACTGTTGAAGTTCCTAACAATGAACCAAGGACTGTTCCAATGGAATCTGACATTAATGCCCTCTCAGACCTTGGTAATTTTCCATCTTTTAAATAGCCTGCCTGGGAACTTAAAGCACTTAACGTTCCCAACGTATCGAATAAATCAACAAAGAAGAATGCCAATACTATTGTCAATAATCCCAAATTCAAAGCCCCTATTATATCCAATTGCATGAATGTTGGGGCTATTGAAGGAGGCATTGAGATAATTCCATCTGGGAATGGAGAAATACCTAAAATCATCCCAATCAATGCAGTTATTACAATACCCCACAAAATAGCCCCAATGATTTTTCTACAAAGTAAAATCCCTGTCAAAAATATTCCAAACATTGCCAATAATGTTGATGGCTCCAACAAATTACCCAATGTAACCAATGTTGCCTTACTATCAACAATAATTCCGGCACTTTTCAACCCAATAAACGCAATAAACAAACCAATACCAACAGCAGTTCCATATTTTATAGCATTTGGAATTACATTAAATATCATCGTTCTTATTTTTGTAAGTGTTAAGATTACAAACAATATCCCGGATATGAAAACTGCCCCTAAGGCAACTCTCCAATCAACACCCATACCTAAGCAAACACCATAGGTAAAGTAGGCATTCAACCCCATTCCAGGAGCGAGTGCAAATGGATACCTTGCAAAAACACCCATTAATAAAGTTGCCATAGCAGAGGATATACAAGTTGCAACCATAACTGCTCCAAAGTCCATTCCTGTAGCACTTAATATCTGCGGATTCACAAAAATAATATATGCCATTGTCATAAATGTTGTAATCCCTGCTAATGTTTCAACTCTAAAATCTGTTCTATACTTCTCAAATTCAAAATATTCAGCAATCTTACTTAGCATTGGTATCCCCCAATCTTGTTGAGAAACAATACAAAATTACTTTATACTTTATTGCCTTTTATTAAGTTTACTATCGAGTTCAATAAATTTAGAGTACTAAACTATATTTTATTTGTAATAATGAAAAATATAATAACAAAAAGGGTGAAATTGTGAAGAACATTAGTGTAGGGCTTTTTGGAGATATTGAAAATGTTGGTAGAGAATTGGGAAAGAAAGGGACATCAACAGATATTACTCTTTACAACTACAAGATTGGAGATGATGCGGTATTGTATGTTGAACCAACAAGGTATCCAGAGAGGATACAACCCCTAATATACACAATAAACATGACAGATTATGCCTTAGTTTTTGTTGATGAGATAAAGCCAGAGTTGGGAGAGACGTTATTGGCATTGGATATGTTTGGAGTTAAAGAAGGAACTTTTGTTGTTGGGAAATATGTTGATTTTGAGCAGTTGAAGGCAATAGTGGCTCCAACATCAATGAGAGATTTTGATATAATGGAGAAGGATTTTATAAAAATAAGAGAAAAGATGACAAACTTGGAAATAAAAAAAGAAAATAATGGTGAATTTACAAAGATCCCAATAGACCACTTCTTTACTGTTAGGAGTGTGGGGACTGTTGTATTAGGAAAGGTTGAGAAAGGGGAAGTTAAGGTTCATGATAATCTAAAACTTTACCCAACAGACA belongs to Methanotorris formicicus Mc-S-70 and includes:
- a CDS encoding NCS2 family permease — encoded protein: MLSKIAEYFEFEKYRTDFRVETLAGITTFMTMAYIIFVNPQILSATGMDFGAVMVATCISSAMATLLMGVFARYPFALAPGMGLNAYFTYGVCLGMGVDWRVALGAVFISGILFVILTLTKIRTMIFNVIPNAIKYGTAVGIGLFIAFIGLKSAGIIVDSKATLVTLGNLLEPSTLLAMFGIFLTGILLCRKIIGAILWGIVITALIGMILGISPFPDGIISMPPSIAPTFMQLDIIGALNLGLLTIVLAFFFVDLFDTLGTLSALSSQAGYLKDGKLPRSERALMSDSIGTVLGSLLGTSTVTTYIESASGIAVGGRTGFVSVIVALLFLLALFFYPIVKAIPAYATAPALVIVGALMMTCVKYINWDDVSEAIPAFITLISIPLTFSIATGLALGFITYPILKVFSGKAKEVHWLVYILAVVFALRFVYLSG
- a CDS encoding EF-Tu/IF-2/RF-3 family GTPase; translated protein: MKNISVGLFGDIENVGRELGKKGTSTDITLYNYKIGDDAVLYVEPTRYPERIQPLIYTINMTDYALVFVDEIKPELGETLLALDMFGVKEGTFVVGKYVDFEQLKAIVAPTSMRDFDIMEKDFIKIREKMTNLEIKKENNGEFTKIPIDHFFTVRSVGTVVLGKVEKGEVKVHDNLKLYPTDREVMVRSIQVHDKDVKEAGLGSRVGLALKGITTEELERGMVLSNGDLEVSDEIPLNIRWNPFMQKEVKVGEEYQIICGLQAVSCKVVERENENIILKLKKPIVYEKGEKIVLLDGSAKIRILGVGEL